One window of the Eucalyptus grandis isolate ANBG69807.140 chromosome 8, ASM1654582v1, whole genome shotgun sequence genome contains the following:
- the LOC104447351 gene encoding probable glycosyltransferase At3g42180, with amino-acid sequence MMKRFKIWTYREGDQPLVHYGPMRGLYGIEGQFIDEMEDKQNPFRARRPDEAHAFFLPFSVANVINYVYTPILSMSDYSRERLQRFAGDYVSVVANRYRYWNRSGGADHFMASCHDWGPDISSANRELFKNFIRVLCNANTSEGFRPEIDVSMADVYLTRGKLGPPRLGLDPSNRTILAFFAGGAHGFIRELLLEHWKDKDADVQVHEYLPKGQHYTQLMGKSKFCLCPSGFEVASPRIVESIYAGCVPVIIKDDYWLPFSDVLNWSKFSIQIPVKKIKDIKTILQAIPNQKYVKLQKRVVKVTRHFELHRPAKPFDVIHMILHSVWLRRLNLKLE; translated from the exons ATGATGAAGAGATTCAAGATATGGACATACAGAGAAGGAGACCAGCCTTTGGTCCACTATGGACCGATGAGAGGCCTATACGGCATCGAAGGCCAGTTCATCGACGAGATGGAGGACAAGCAGAACCCGTTCAGGGCTCGCCGTCCTGACGAGGCGCAcgccttcttcctccctttcAGTGTGGCCAACGTCATCAACTACGTGTACACGCCGATCCTCTCCATGAGCGACTACTCACGCGAGAGATTGCAGAGATTCGCGGGTGATTACGTTAGCGTCGTAGCAAATAGGTATAGGTATTGGAATCGTAGCGGTGGTGCTGATCATTTCATGGCATCTTGTCATGACTGG GGTCCAGATATCTCATCAGCCAACCGTGAGCTCTTCAAGAACTTCATCAGAGTCCTCTGCAATGCCAACACTTCAGAAGGATTCAGACCAGAAATAGATGTCTCCATGGCGGATGTCTACTTAACTCGTGGGAAACTCGGCCCTCCTCGCTTAGGGCTAGATCCTAGCAACCGCACAATCCTCGCCTTCTTCGCGGGGGGAGCGCACGGCTTCATCCGTGAACTCTTGCTCGAGCATTGGAAGGACAAAGATGCTGACGTCCAAGTACACGAGTATCTTCCTAAGGGCCAGCACTACACTCAATTGATGGGGAAGAGCAAGTTCTGCTTATGCCCTAGCGGGTTCGAAGTAGCAAGCCCGAGGATCGTGGAATCGATTTACGCAGGATGCGTTCCTGTGATAATCAAGGACGATTATTGGTTGCCATTCAGTGATGTTCTCAACTGGAGTAAATTCTCAATTCAGATTCCAGTTAAGAAGATAAAAGATATCAAGACGATTTTGCAAGCGATCCCAAATCAAAAGTACgtgaaattgcaaaaaagagTGGTCAAAGTTACAAGGCACTTTGAGTTGCATCGGCCGGCGAAGCCGTTCGATGTGATCCACATGATACTTCATTCCGTGTGGCTGAGAAGGCTAAATTTAAAGCTGGAATAG